The genomic segment CTCATCATTCAAATTGCTCAAACTTTCCTTCAGATAAGTAAACTCAGATGAAATATTGAcagatttttcattttcattcttCAAGGATACAAGAAGTTCTCGTTTTGCTTGCATCAGTGCACAGATAGCTGATTTACTACTCCCAAGCTCCTCAACCAGAGCATCCAAGCACGCAGTCTCTTGGGCAAAGTGACCATTTTTACATGTCAGTTCCTGCATGCGATCTTCCAACAAACCAAGATCAGCTAAAAGTGATTTGTTTTGCTGCACATACTTGTCTTCAATTTCAAAACTGAACTGGAATTTGTTGCCAATAGATTCGAGTTGAGTTTGAAGTTTCTCCACAAGGGCATTGGACGCATCAAGCTTAGTCACCATATCATGCATGTCACTCTTAAACTTTTGCTTCATTGACATTATTTCCAATCTGGCCGTGACTATTTCACCTTCgagatttttattttgttcAATCAGTTGAAAAATTCTTCCACATGCATTATGCTGGATCTCTTCTAACTGCAAGATGGCATCTTTCGTATCTATGTGCTTGAAATCGAGACAGTGTGAATTAGTCAAAACACAAACTTTTTTATTGTAGGACTCCAACAGATTCGCCAACTTATCTTGCATAAAGCTGATATGATCATCTTGATTTTCCTTCAAAGATGCCAACTCATCTGATTCAGATTTCAGGATACTCCACTTTTCCTCTAAAAGCGAAAATTCATTTTGAAGTTTCTCCTTTTCAAATGCTTCTTGTTTCAAGGAAAGAGACAGCGCAACATTCTCAGTTAAATAAGTTTCAATTTTGCTTTGGCATCTTCTGTATTCCATTTTAATAATTTCCAAATATTTCACCTTCTCAGAAAATAGATGATTTTCCTCAGACGAAATATCCAATTTATCTTCTAAAAGCTGGTTTTGCAAAGCCAATTCACTACGTTGAGAAATGCAACTAGATTTGTACTCATTAAGTTTATGAATGTCATCTGAGGCTTCATTCAACCTCATCATCAACTGATTCTGAGAAGCATTTAAAAGTTCCAACTCTGCTACAAATTCATCCATTTTCCCCTTCATTATGCCAATTTCAGCATTTGCTTCAAGTAGCGATTCTTTCAATGTTTTTGAGTATATATCCAAGTTCAAGTTCACATTACACATTTCGATAAGTTCTGCTTCAACCTTTTGATAAAGCTCTTCCTGCAAGGATAAGGATCTCTTCAAGTCTTCCAAAAGAATATCTCCACCTAGAGATTTTCTCCTGTCACCCAAACATTGATTCTGATGCTGAGGTACATGTTTTGCATCATAATCTTCAGGATTCTTCAAAAAATTATGGTCCCTTTGCAAATTTAATTCTGAAGGTTGTATAAAAGCCTGCTTGATGAGGTTTTCATTTGTCTCATGCATAGATACAACCTGTGAAGAAAGCAGCTCAAGGTCCTTTTGCAATTTATCCACGGCAATCGAGTAATTTAAGCGGGCTCTTCTCAGAGCGGCTTCTGAAGAGGAAACCATCCTCTGAAGCTCCTTGTTGAGGACTTCCAAATCATGCCTCTCATTACAAAATTGTATCATCTTCTGATTCATTTCTTGATGCGACGACTCTATTTCAACTCTGCTGGAAGACAAAGCATGCAGGCAAGTTGAATGTTCATTTCTGAGGTGCTGCAACTCTCCCACCGTTTGCTTCTGATTTTCTTCCAGTTCCTGGATAAGTGTTTCATAATAACATTCCATTTGATCCATTTTTCTGATAAGACCTTCCTTTTCAACTTTTGCCTCATCCAATTCCCTAACAAGATCAAATATTTGGCCTTTCAATGCATCCATAGCACCTGAAGGGTCAGAGACAGGAGCGGGAACACAGAAATGCTGAAGAATACTTTCGGGATGACACAAATCCAAACCAAATCCATTTTCGGATGCATAGTCTGTATGGTCATCTGTGCATATTTCTCGGATCTCCTTCACATCTGTGCTTTCTGATGGCACCACATGTACCAAGTTTGTTGCATCCCCATTTCCTTGTTTGACACTACGCAGAATACTGAGCAATGCCTCCAACTCCGAGTAAATCAGCCTACTGTCACAACCATCAGCGAAAATGTAAGTCTTGCTTTGAAGTTCTCTTATCTTGCCCTCTGCTAAAGAGATTACCTTTAAAAATTGAAGCTTCACATCCTCAAGCAAGTGATAATTCCGATCGTCACTTGTTTCTGAAATGGCAATCCGAGGGATAGATTTTAAATCTTCAAGCCTGTTAATATCATCCTTGAGTTTCAGGCACTCTAATTTCATAGCTGAAACTTCTTTTGCCAGttcttcacccaaaaaaagCTCAGAAGTAAGGAGGTGGGAAACATTTTGATTTTCAGTGCCTAATTCACCGGCTAGACTTTGCAAAGAACTGACTTCCAACTTAAGGCCTAAAAAggatgattcagccaatcccaGACTTTCTCTAAGTCGATTGTTATCCTCACGAGCAATTGCCAACTCATTATCAAAGGAATAGACTGAATCCCAGATGAAAGCAGAATCACTACTCCCTTGGGCCATATTCTGAGGTTCAGATGAATCTCCTTTCTCTGAATGAGAACTTTGACAATGAGAAAGAGTTTGTAGATCACCAAACATTATTTTGAGGCTCTCAACATCTTGTATGCTGGAAGTATCATGCTTCTCAGCAAATAAACTTTCTGATGTATTGGATGAACCATCAAATCCAGCAGCCGAGTCGGCATACTCTTCATTCAGGTCCATGTATTCCTCGAGGGAAGAGAGATCATTAGCATCTGATCTAAGCCTTGCACTGACCTAAAAAATAGAGAACGAACTCTGagaaataagatgatagaaaaTTTAAACCCATGTGGCCAAACACACAACAAAACTCTGACATCGAAGATTTCCAGATCAAGTGATGAGACATATAGATTCTACAAACTAGACAAAGCAATGGATCGACATGGTGAGAGGATGAAATTGCAAACATCATACAGAGTATCagaatagataaaataaatcatttaagaAAAATACCATTCTAATTTCgttcattatttatttatttattgttgttatagTTGCCAGATATGTCTCCTGTCTCCCACAAAGGCAACAGAGACACTCTTGTCCCCTTGTTCTATTAAATCCTCCATCATAATACATCAGTAAGAAATTAACCTGATCTTCACAATTAGTCTTGGTTTACACATTATCTGACAGGTTATATCAAAGAGAATATTTAATGCAAGTTGTGTAGATTGACCAAATGAGGAAATGAACAAACAGCAAAGCAGGGCCACAGGGAAAATCGAAAATAATCTGACGATATAAATTTGATCACAGGAGACCTCTTCAAAATGTCGTATTTTCCCAGTATTATTATGACCATGGCTATCGTCCCCTGATTGCAATCCCCTTTCTCTTTGATCTCTCTGCTGCTCAAATTCCCTGTGagcattaaatttttaatttcaattCACTGTACAAAAAAAGGTTAGTCTTTTTTAGTCTTGGTTCAGTACCTAAAGCCGGTTTTTGAGGTCAGGAGCTGGACAGTAACCTGGATGCAGATGcaataaatcaagatattatATAAGGAGTAACAAACATATAACATTATAATCATAGGCAAAGCATAAACAACCAAAAGGACGGCCACGTGAGAAATGTCGTCAAATGCGGCCAGAAAATTAGAAGAGCAGAAACATAGGTAACGGACATGAGGGCAAGAGTTAAAATGTCAACAGGCGATTTTTTGAACCATCAGCGTGTCATAATCAGCTTCAACATTTCCAAAGACGCAATACATTATACTATATAGTTTATAATACTTACCTCAACAAGGGTGACATTTTGTGTGAAATTTCCAGAAAACTAACCACCATGCTTATCTAATTACTATGAGCGAGTACCGATATCAAAATAGCAACAGACAAAGAAGAGcatgaagaaaaaaataataactagAGAGAGTGGAAGCTTTATAAGCAAGTATATGTCTCTATCgaccttttcctttttttagGGTGGAAAAGgccaattcaaaattcaaaattttgtaGCAAGTTTGCATCTGCTCTTAGGAAAACAAGAGATTTGTAGGCTAGCAAGCAGAGCTTTTTAATGGTTAAATAGTGCACATTTTTCTTTCCAAGTGGAAGTGGATGATGCACAGTATGTAGAAGAGTGATAGTTGGATGCTGTACTATTATCAACTAGCTAAAGTTAAATCACCACAAGAGTCGAAGTCAATAGTCAACTCCTAAGATGAATGTTTAAAAAAGTACAaagttgtaaaaaaaaattaatgtgcTCATCGTGTAACAGAGTTAAATCAATGGTAAAAATGTGATTCGCGAACTTTATGTCCCTCACATGTAATATAGTTCCAAAATCGCATCCATGAAGCGAGAGTGCCACAGCAAAAGGCTTCAGAGCATCAACATGATCAGAAAGATCAATCGTGGCTTCTCCAAGGATGCTAGCCCGTGAAGCGCCCTAGAATCAATGAATTTGGGGTAAATACTGATATTGCTGTGATTAAAGATGGGAAGATAAACAGAAGAGCAAAAACCACCACAAATGTGTACAAAGTCCTCTACATGAATTTtatttatagaaaaatataGAGAATAATATTAAGATAGTGTTTAATCCCAAAGATCGAATCTTTACTATTGGCCCTTTTGCTACTCGAGAATGATTGAACAATCATGCCAGGCCCATGTGTTTTTTCTTGCTGCATAACGGAACAAAAAAGATTAAAATTCTGCCACTAGCTCTGACTTTGACATTCTGTTAATGGTTACTGGAGGGATATATCAGTACTGAAACATAAGAACTATTTAGTAGACATTAACAAGAAAGTATGACTGAATCCATTAGTACGTGTGGCAAATATATCGATAGACCATGAGTAACATCTAATACTAAGATTCGATTCTCCTAAATTCCAACACGATTCTCTGAAACCATTACATTTAAGTTCGCTATAATTATGATACTCCAACCTTTTCGAAATAACAAGTTCTAGCCAGTTTAGCCTTTTAAAATCCTCGTTTTCCATTTAGATATCCTAAGTTCGAAGTTTTGGTAAAGGCTCTTACCAGTCATCTACATGAATTTGCTTTCTCCCTTCAAACCTCATCACACTTCACCTGAATGATAGAACTTGTGATATTTAAGCTTCTTGATTCGCCTTTTCTTAGATTTCCTTCGATTGATTTTGGCCTAAGATTAGACTAGCTTGGTAAAGCTCAAAACAACATGTCCAGAACAGGGCAAGACTACGGCTTGATGGGCAGTCCAATCGATATTAATGACAGAATGCAATGTTTGTTAAACAAAGTGAAATTACCGGAACACACGTTTTATGACGAAATCCATATGGTACTCGTGCCTTAGACTGAATAAAATTCTCGTAACTTGGAACTAGCAAGAAGACATCTAAATTTTATGTTGCTATATTTGTCAAGTGTTTCAACAAAGAAAATGATTCAATTCATGGCAATTGGTAATGTATCAACCATACGAATGACATGGAGAGGCTTATTTTATCAATATTCTTAACCATATTAAATAGTTCAAAATTTAATCAGGAAGTTTGAAAAGATCGGTGACAAAAAAAGAATTCAAGTAGTATCACTATTGAGACATACCATGGCCACAACAAGTTTATATAGCTTCTCATCATATTgcttgcttttagaatcttgaAGAAGCCTTGCGGTTTCATAAATAGGATCAGCCCATTTACATGTCCCATTTCTTACATTAGCTTTGGTTGTCTTTGCTGTTGGTTTGCCAGAATCAGCAGGGATGAATGATATAAACAACTTATCCCACCCATTCTGTGGAACCTGAGACATCAAACATAAAATGTCGGTCAGTGACTCAGTCATTGCAAACTCATTGTTTAGgaaccaaataaattttcatcCATTTCATAGCTAGTCAGTATCTTTAGAGCAGGTCCAACGTACAAGACTGCTAGtacttttcaaaaattaaaacaaaaatctACAAAGAGGACAACCTACTGAAAAAAGTGTCTGAACAAAAATTAACAGGAGTGTTGGTATGGTAAACACAACCAGACACTCAGAAAGAGTAAGTCTTAGACAAGAAGTCGTCATATGTAGGAATGAAATTTATGAGAAATCATACATGTGTGGCATGAAATTGCAGCCGAAAGACCACTTTCACTTTGGTCTTGTCAAGTTTCCACTTGGTTATCTTTGACATTATATCGAACC from the Primulina tabacum isolate GXHZ01 chromosome 8, ASM2559414v2, whole genome shotgun sequence genome contains:
- the LOC142552825 gene encoding LOW QUALITY PROTEIN: uncharacterized protein LOC142552825 (The sequence of the model RefSeq protein was modified relative to this genomic sequence to represent the inferred CDS: deleted 1 base in 1 codon), translating into MSKITKWKLDKTKVKVVFRLQFHATHVPQNGWDKLFISFIPADSGKPTAKTTKANVRNGTCKWADPIYETARLLQDSKSKQYDEKLYKLVVAMGASRASILGEATIDLSDHVDALKPFAVALSLHGCDFGTILHVTVQLLTSKTGFREFEQQRDQRERGLQSGDDSHGHNNTGKIRHFEEVSARLRSDANDLSSLEEYMDLNEEYADSAAGFDGSSNTSESLFAEKHDTSSIQDVESLKIMFGDLQTLSHCQSSHSEKGDSSEPQNMAQGSSDSAFIWDSVYSFDNELAIAREDNNRLRESLGLAESSFLGLKLEVSSLQSLAGELGTENQNVSHLLTSELFLGEELAKEVSAMKLECLKLKDDINRLEDLKSIPRIAISETSDDRNYHLLEDVKLQFLKVISLAEGKIRELQSKTYIFADGCDSRLIYSELEALLSILRSVKQGNGDATNLVHVVPSESTDVKEIREICTDDHTDYASENGFGLDLCHPESILQHFCVPAPVSDPSGAMDALKGQIFDLVRELDEAKVEKEGLIRKMDQMECYYETLIQELEENQKQTVGELQHLRNEHSTCLHALSSSRVEIESSHQEMNQKMIQFCNERHDLEVLNKELQRMVSSSEAALRRARLNYSIAVDKLQKDLELLSSQVVSMHETNENLIKQAFIQPSELNLQRDHNFLKNPEDYDAKHVPQHQNQCLGDRRKSLGGDILLEDLKRSLSLQEELYQKVEAELIEMCNVNLNLDIYSKTLKESLLEANAEIGIMKGKMDEFVAELELLNASQNQLMMRLNEASDDIHKLNEYKSSCISQRSELALQNQLLEDKLDISSEENHLFSEKVKYLEIIKMEYRRCQSKIETYLTENVALSLSLKQEAFEKEKLQNEFSLLEEKWSILKSESDELASLKENQDDHISFMQDKLANLLESYNKKVCVLTNSHCLDFKHIDTKDAILQLEEIQHNACGRIFQLIEQNKNLEGEIVTARLEIMSMKQKFKSDMHDMVTKLDASNALVEKLQTQLESIGNKFQFSFEIEDKYVQQNKSLLADLGLLEDRMQELTCKNGHFAQETACLDALVEELGSSKSAICALMQAKRELLVSLKNENEKSVNISSEFTYLKESLSNLNDELQREKVYRDELEGKIKDLTSQLNTDHTKLIYLEQQNAELVHTRGLALDLEFEKSRLAHLLEQQMELMKELHRQISDQSSLECQLLLLYDYSLAADVELTYVSNQYRSLCKKYSQQLVLSESSLREERERYHELEVTLNRYRTSEAHLSEERDNLMKILQRLESESEVAEAQNRLLSVYKDDLKNQLEECKSKLATVENSSSLDKILQASEVEKLKNMMIDAEKRYRTSEAHLSEERENLMKNLKSLKSEFEVAESQNRLLSVSNDDVENQLEECKRKLATVENSSSLDKILHASEVEKLKNMMIDAEKHISCLTVSKEELEILILVLKGKLDEQCTDTVLLEDYKDTVMELRSQCDEISHMLSEQVLKTEEFKNLSIHLKELKDEAENESRLACEKKEAEGHSVAVHDSLRVAFMKEQYETQLQELKQKLSISKKHVEEMFLKLQDAIDEVENRKKSEAVNLKWNEELSHKIMDIEKELQLVLAEKREMSKDYDRVRAELECALLSLECCKEEKGKLEAYLQDCEAEKSQLAVEINLAKVQLENHTKVKKHENGSVIDVGYSVNELPQKSSPIVLDHNKSTCTDKRICATSTLADDDADLAKAVELRTFQDGGKHQIPEAAVGEHPWSNGKNSDVKSDCLGSHILKSSLEHLQEELEKMKKENIDFHIDHEVDPNLQVPHREIIQLEKANEELRNMFPSFNDISSSGNALKRVLDLEIALAESLKAKNKLNAEYHSSFLKQHGDEESVFKSFRDINELIKEMLELKGRHAMVETELREMHHRYSRLSLQFAEVEGERQKLKMMLKNVRASSKDVTLNRTSSVD